ATGGAATTTGATGTTGATACATTGAGTCCCACCTATCGTTTGTTAATTGGCGTGCCCGGGCGTAGTAATGCTTTTGAAATTTCAAAACGCCTTGGTCTAGATGCGCAAGTTATTGCGGCAGCTAAACAAATTATGGATGGGGAAAGTCAAGATTTAAATGAAATGATTGCCGATTTAGAAAATCGTCGTAAAATGACAGAAACAGAATATCTAGAAGTACGGCATTACGTGGATGAAGCTGCTAAATTACAACAAGAATTAAAAGAGGCCTATAGTTATTTCTTTGAAGAGCGGGAAAAAGAATTAGCCAAAGCAAAAAAACAAGCCAACGAAATCGTTGATGAGGCTAAAGAAGAAGCAGAAGTGATTATTTCTGATTTGCGTAAAAAACAATTGGCTGCAGGTCAAGGGGCAGTTAAAGAACATGAGTTAATTGATGCCCGCAGTAAACTAGATAATTTGCATCAAACAGAAGATAATCATTTGAAGAAAAATAAAGTCTTACAAAAAGCCAAACAAGCTAAAAAATTAAAAGCTGGCGACGAGGTGCTGGTTGCTTCATATGGTCAAAGGGGAATCTTGATTAAAAAAATGAGCGATCGCAATTGGCAAGTTCAGTTGGGAATTTTGAAGATGACCTTACCTGAAAGTGAACTGCAAAGTGTCGCACCTGTAAAAGAGCCGGTGCAACGTGTTGTTAGCACTGTCCGTTCTGATAACAGTAGTCATGTCGCAACCCAACTTGATTTAAGAGGTAAGCGGTATGAAGAAGCATTAAATGAAGTGGATCAGTATTTAGATGCGGCTATTTTAGCGGGCTATCCGCAAGTAACCATTGTTCATGGTAAAGGTACAGGCGCATTGCGGCAAGGTATCACAGATTATTTGAAAAATCATCGCAGTGTCAAAAGCTTTGAATTTGCACCGCCAAATCAAGGTGGAAATGGTGCGACCGTAGTAAAGTTTAAATAACTTTTAAATTAATCCAATTCAAAAAAATGTGAAAGAATGCAGTGTAGCGCACTTTTTCAAAAGCTGTTGTTTACACTTACCAATTGTAAGCAAAAAATTATCATCCCTAACTTTTCAGTGCTATACTCTTTTTTAGAGAGATAATACATCTTATTTAAGGTTATCCTTTGGGGAAATCCAGTTGAGAAAATGCGCAACGCAAAATCGGAGGGAATAATATGTCAAAAGCAATTACAGATGCAACATTTGCAAGTGAAACAGATGAAGGTTTAGTTTTAATCGACTTTTGGGCAACTTGGTGTGGTCCTTGTCGCATGCAAGCGCCAATTTTAGATCAATTAGCAGCTAGCCATGATGAAGACGAGTTAAAAATCGTTAAAATGGACGTGGATGAAAATCCTGAAACACCAGCGCAATTTGGCGTAATGAGTATTCCAACTTTGTTACTAAAAAAAGACGGCGAAGTTGTGGATAAAGTAATTGGTGTGCATACAAAAGACCAATTAGAACAATTAATCGCATCACATTTGTAAAATTCAGTTTTATTATTTAAGATTGGGACAAAAGCCAGCTTGGCTTTAATCCCAATCTTTTTTTCATTCTTAAGGGAGTATAAAATTTTCACATCTAAAAACGTTAAATTAAAAGCACTAGCGATGTCTGGCTTCACAAACTAGCTTTATCGGCAATAAGCGAAAATTTTGTTAAGTCTGAGGAGCGACTGAACAAAATTTTAGTCTTATTGCAAAAAAGCTGAGCGAGTTTGCGAAGCCTTTTTTAGTTGGTCGGGAAGTAGAAAAATAAATTTGCACCAATCAGATAGCTGGCCGTAAAATTTAAAGTGTAATGAAGTTCTTTTTCTGGCAGATAATGGTGTCAATTAACTATTTTTCACTTATCCATAAAAAAATTAGATTAACTGGTTGCATTTTTAATACAAATCGTTTATATTATGTGTGTAAACGGTTACATAAGGGAGATGGTGAACAAATGGCAACGATTCGTGATGTCGCAAAATTAGCAGGATTATCCGTCGCAACAGTTTCAAGAGCAATCAACGGGAGTGGTTATGTTAGTGAAGAGTCTCGTAAAAAAATTGATAATGCCATAAAAGATTTGGATTTTCGTCCCAATGAAGTGGCACGCTCTCTCTATCAAAAAAAATCAAAATTGGTGGGATTATTATTACCGGATATTTCTAATCCTTTTTTCCCATTATTGGCAAAAGGTGTCGAAGATTTTTTGCAGGCAAAAGGTTATCAAGTTATTTTAGGCAATGTCCAAGAAAATCCTGAACGCGCTAATGATTATTTACACGCCTTTAATCAAAATAACGTGGCTGGTGTATTATCTGCTGTAGATAACGACTATGCTTTTTATGACAGTGTTCATCCCCTAGTGTTTTTAGACCGTGTAGGCAAGGATTCAGAGTATTCCATTCACGCCGATGACGTGGCTGGCGGTGCTTTAGCAGCTACAACGGTTTTAAAAAGAAAGACAAAAGAAATTATCGTCATCTCTGGTCCTAAAGAAATTGATCGCTCCCAAGAACGACTACAAGGAGTTTTGAGTGTTTTAAATCAACAAAAGAGTAATTATTATATCGTGAACTCTGCTTCTTTTTTATTGGAAGATGCAATTATTACAGCACAAGCGGTGTTTGAACAATTTCCTCAAGTTGATACTGTGATTGCTCCTAGTGATATTCATGCGATTGCGCTTATTCAAGAGGCTTACCGCCGGAATATCAAAGTGCCCGATGCCCTACAAGTAATCGGCTACGATGATATTCCAATTAGTAATTTGGTGGTACCGCCGCTAACGACGATTCATCAGCCGGCTTATGAAATGGGATATAAAGGTGCTGAGATGTTGTATCAGTTAATGAACGGACAAAAAGTGATGCAAAAAAAATTAGTCTTACCAACTCGTTTAGTCAAACGGGATACTTTACGAAAGAAGGAAGCACAATGAAAATTACGGTTGTAGGAAGTATGTCGACAGATTTTGTGGTTACTACAAACATTAAGCCTGATCAAGGCGAGACTGTTTTTGGTGAAAAATTTGCGACTGCATTTGGCGGTAAAGGTGCCAATCAAGCAGTAGCTGCCAGTCGTTTAGGTGTGGAAGTGGCGATGGTTGGTGCAGTTGGCAGTGATGATTTTGGTACAGCAATTTTAAACAATTTAGTAGAAAATGGGGTTGATGTAAGTTGTGTGGAACGGGTTACACATGCTGAAAGCGGTTCTGCCCATATCGTATTATACGATCATGATAATAGCATTATTGTCATTCCTGCTGCTAACAACGAGGTAATGCCTAGTAATATTGAGAGATTCGCATCGCAGTTGTTAAATAGTGACTTAGTTATCTTACAAAATGAAATTCCCCAAGCAACAAATGAAGCAATTATTGATTTTTGTTGGGAACATGGCATTAAAACTTTGTTAAATCCTGCACCAGCCCGCCCCCTTGCAAAAGACTATCTTGAAAAGATAACTTATTTAACTCCTAATGAACACGAATCGGCAATTATTTTTCCTGATCAAAGTCGCTCACAGGTATTAGCAAAATATCCCAATAAGTTAGTGATTACCCTCGGGGCAATGGGGGCAATTTATCACGATGGTAAAAAAGAAGAAATTGTACCGGCTTTTGAAGTGCAACCTGTTGATACAACAGGGGCAGGAGATACGTTTAACGCTGCGATGGCAACTGCTTTACTATATGGCTTGAAGATGTCAGAAGCTTTGCGTTTTGCCAATTTGGCTGCTGCAATTTCTGTCCAAGGCTTTGGTGCCCAGGGCGGTATGCCGACACTAGAAAAGATGAAGGAGCAACCTCAATATGAAAAAAAATGGCATTTTAAATAGCGAGATTACAAAAGTTTTAGCTGATTTAGGTCACACAGATCAAATTACTATTGGGGATGCCGGACTGCCGGTACCCCATGGTGTAGCAAAAATTGACTTAGCTTTAAAGTTTGGGCTACCGAGTTTTAACGATGTATTGTTGGCGGTGCTTTCAGATATGGCAATTGAAAAGGTCGTTTTAGCAGAGGAAATTAAAACGCAAAATGCCCAACAATTACAAGCAGTTTTGAAAGCGCTGCCTAAAGGGGTGGAAATTGTCTATGTTTCTCACACAGAATTTAAAAAGCAAACGCAAAATAGTAAAGCCGTTATTCGTACTGGTGAAGTAACGCCTTATTCCAACATTATTTTACAGTCTGCTGTCATCTTTTAAGGAGGGAATAACATGTACGTTGAAATGAAAAACATTTCAAAGTCTTTTGGCACAAATCAGGTTTTACGGGATGTCAGTATTGAAATAAAAAGCGGTGAAATTCACGCCTTGATGGGTGAAAATGGTGCAGGAAAATCAACGCTAATGAATATCTTGACCGGTTTGCATAAAAAAGATTCTGGAACGATTTTAATTGATGGACAAGAAAAGACATTTTCAAGTCCTAAAGAAGCGGAAGAGTTTGGGATTAGTTTTATTCATCAAGAAATGAATTCTTGGCCACAAATGACCGTATTGGAAAACCTATTTTTGAACAACGAACTAAAGACTCCCTTTGGTTTATTGGATACAAAGAAAATGCGAGAAATCGCCTTGCACCATTTTGCTCAGTTGGGAATTTCACTTGATTTAGATAAAGAATTAGATGAGCTATCAGTCGGGCAACAGCAAATGATTGAAATCACCAAATCTTTAATGACCGATGCAAAAATTTTGATTATGGATGAACCTACCGCCGCCCTTTCTGATATGGAAATCAAAGCCTTATTCAAAATTATTTACCAATTAAAAGCACAAGATGTCGCAATCGTTTATATTTCCCACCGAATGGAAGAGATTTTCCAAATCAGTGATGAAATCACCGTGATGCGAGATGGTCTTTCCATTGATACGACAAAAACCAGTGAGACAGACGTCAATGAAGTAGTTCGCAAAATGGTGGGACGCGAAATTTCAGATTATTATCCTCAAAAAACGGCTATCATCGGAGAAGTCGTCTTTACAGCAGCGCACTTAACCGGTGCAAATGGGGTTTTCAAAGATGTTTCCTTTAACGTTAGAAGTGGTGAAATTGTAGGTTTCTCAGGTTTAATGGGGGCTGGTCGTACAGAAATTATGCGGGGAATTTTCGGTTTAGATCCTTTGGAAGAAGGAACTATCACGATTGAAGGTGAGTCAAAAAAAATCGAGTCCCCGGCTAAATCTATTCAAAATGGTATTGGCTTTTTAACAGAGGATAGAAAATCAGAAGGCTTAGTCTTGGACTTCTCTGTGTTAGATAATATTAGTCTGCCTTCCATTGACGGCTTTGTAAAAAATGGCTTGATAGATAAAAAAACAGAAGCAGAATTTGCCGAACTATTAATTAAACGACTTCTAATCAAGGTGCAATCTGAGGATGATATCGTTGGTGATCTGTCTGGGGGAAATCAACAAAAAGTTGTTTTAGCCAAATGGATCGGTGCTGGACCAAAAGTATTGATTTTAGATGAACCGACCCGTGGAGTAGACGTGGGTGCTAAACGTGAAATTTACCAATTGATCAATGAATTAGCAGATCGCGGGGTAGCAATTATCGTCGTTTCCAGTGACTTGCCAGAAGTAATGGGAATAAGCGACAGAATCTTGGTCGTTCACGAGGGCAGGATTAATGGTGAATTGCAAAAAGTAGATTTTGACCAGGAAAAAATTATGACTTATGCAACAGGAGGAAAATAAAAATGGAGAATAAAAAGAACGTCGCTAAAAAAAGTAATTTTGATGCAGCAGGTATTATTGCAAAATTAGGACCATTACTTGCGCTTATTGTCTTGGTCATTGTCGTTTCTGTTATGAATCGTGAATTCTTAAATCCCAACAATCTGTTGAACTTATTGCGGCAGGTTGCTGCCAATGGTTTTATTGCTTTTGGAATGACATTTGTCATTTTGACTGGTGGAATTGATTTGTCAGTGGGCTCAACACTCGCTTTATCCAGTGCATTAACAGCCGGTTTTATCGCCAATGGTATGAGTGCACCTTTAGCCGTTTTACTTGGGCTTTTAACCGGAGCGATTTTAGGAGCTATTAATGGGTTATTAATTTCAAAGGGAAGTATGGCACCTTTTATTGCTACCTTGGCAACAATGACGATTTATCGCGGTGCAACACTTGTTTATACAAAAGGGAATCCTATTACCGGTTTAGGGGATAGCTTTTTCTTTAGCTTTTTAGGTCGGGGCTATTTATTTGGCATTCCTTTTCCAGTAGTTTTACTGTTTATTATGTTTATTGTTCTTTTTGTTCTTTTGCACAAAACGGCTTTTGGTCGTAAGACTTATGCTATCGGTGGCAATGAAAAAGCGGCTTTTGTTGCGGGGGTCAAAATCGATAAAATCAAAATTTTGATTTATTCGCTATCCGGTTTAATGGCTTCAATTAGTGGGATGATTATCACCTCACGTTTAAATTCTGCCCAACCGACAGCTGGTCAGTCATATGAAATGGATGCAATTGCGTCTGTAGTTTTAGGCGGAACTAGTCTTTCAGGGGGGAAAGGACGTATTTTTGGTACTTTAGTCGGGGCTTTGATTATCGGTACTTTGAACAACGGGTTGAACCTATTAGGTGTTTCTAGTTTTTATCAACAGATTGTCAAAGGGATCGTAATTGTGATTGCGGTTTTACTTGATCGTAAAAAGAAATAAACCCAGATAACTAAAAATGTAAGCCCTTAAAAAAGCAACACACAATGGAAAAAATGGTTTTTAGGAGTGAGCAAAAAGCTTAATCCTTTAAAAGAAATTCACTCATATGAGGAGGAAGAAATGATGAAAAAATTTTTCGTATTCGCAGCAAGTGTACTAATGTTGGCAGGATGTGGCGCAACTGGTCTAGAGGGCGGCTCAAGTAGTTCTGAAGGTAAAACAGATGACAAAAAACCGGCTGAATTAACTGTCGGAGTTTCTGTTTCCACGTTAAATAATCCCTTCTTTGTCTCATTACGTGACGGAGTTCAAAAATTGGCTGATGAAAATAAAACCACAATTAAAGTAGTCGATGCCCAAGACGATACAGCAAAACAAAGTAACGATATTGATGATTTAATTCAACAAAAAGTTGATGTTATTTTAGTTAATCCGGTCGACTCTTCAGCAATTGTGCCAGCTGTGGAATCTGCTAATAGTGCCAACATTCCTGTAATTGCGATTGACCGTAGCAGTGATGGGGGTAAATTATTAACGACTGTTGCTTCAAATAACGAAGAAGGCGGTAAAATGGCAGCCCAATTTATCATTGAAAAATTAGGTGAAAATGCAAAAGTAGCAGAACTAGAAGGCGTACCAGGGGCTTCTGCCACACGGGAACGGGGTAAAGGTTTTGATGATTACGCTAAAGGGAAATTAAATGTAGCTGACAAACAATCTGCTAACTTTGACCGTGCTAAAGGATTGACAGTGATGGAAAACATTTTACAAGCCCACTCTGACTTGCAAGGTGTCTTTGCACAAAATGACGAAATGGCATTAGGTGCTTCAGAAGCAGCAAGTAGTAAGGGAAAAGACTTTATCATTGTTGGCTTTGATGGAACAGAAGACGGCTTAAAAGCGATTAAAGATGGTAAAATGAGTGCCACAATTGCTCAAAAACCAGAAGAGATGGGAAAATTAGCCTTGCAAGCTGCATATGATCACTTTGCTGGTAAAAAAGTGGATGAAAAAATCGACTCACCACTTGATTTGGTAACTAAATAAAGAGATAAATTCTAAATGAGGCTACGCTAAAACATCATTTACACAAAAGGAGGTGTGACAAGATTTTTGTCACACCTCCTCTTTGTGTAAATCATAGTCGCATCAAAATAATAAAAATCCCTGCAAAGTGTGCAACAGTTGGAGCTAAAAGACTGTCTCTTAGAAGTCTATTGAAAAAAGTAAAGCAAGTACAAAAAAGCATTAGTGGTTATTTACAGCAGTTTTACGTATGTAACAAAAGGTCTTACAGTCATAAATTGAAGGATTGAAAAATGCTTTCTCATATTTTTAGGATCATCTGATTTATGGTCAGATGCGATTAGTTAGAAAATGTTCTTTATTTGTAAAAAGAAAAATTTAGCAGCTTTATGACATCTTCTTTTGGCTAAAAAAATAGTAGAAATTTATTTTTCTGACAGGTTCTCACTTCTGTTTTCCTTAACTGGCGGTTATAATTGATTTGTAAAGATAAAAAGAAAATTAAATATAAAGGAGTAGACAATGAAAAAAAACAAATGGGTTAAAGTATTGTTGGTTGCAAGCATTTTAACGACTTCATTGCCGCTGAATGCTTGGGGGCAGACAGCTACACCGCAAACGAGTGAGTCAAGTTCAGCTGCTACACAGACACAAGCAGATACGAGTTCTGCTAATGGGGAAAGTGAGTTAAGTCAATCAACAACAGCGACGAATGCGACAACTTCCAGCGCAACACAAACAACGCAAACAACGCAAACTTCAACAACACAAGCAACACAGAGCAAAACCACCGAAACTTTTGAAAATAGAACAGAAACTACCACGACAGCAGATACGCTTCAAATCAAACAGGCTGACGTGCTTGAAACTTTGGTAGGCAAGAAAGAAAGTTTAAAAACATATGCCAAAATTAAAGCAGGAGATGAATTTTTCTATCAATTAGATTCTCAAAACCAGTTTGTAAAAAAGGAAAGCTTGGCTGCTTATCAGGGGAATGTATACCGAGTAACAAATCGCGCAAAAACCAGTGAAAATCGGGAAATGATCCAAATTGTCCAAGCAGATGGGAATAATTCTGAACTTGGTTGGGTGCCTGAAACTGCGTTGTCGCTGCACAATGGTAGCTATGTGACAAAAACAGGCTATGTTGCTGTAACTACTAAAAATTTAAGCGTTCAATCAGACGTCTTCACCGCAGCTAAAAATCAAAATTTTAATGGTAAAACATTACAATATCGCGAGATTTACACCGTTAACAAAAAAGAGTACTACGCTTTATACAACAATCAAAATCAATTTTTAGGCTTTGTTGCAAAAGGCAGTGGGCTAGATCTAAATACTAGCCCTGGAGGAAAATATTATGCCAAAAGCAGTTATGGCACCTTTATGCAAAAAGGTAAAATACGCTGGAACAATTTTTACTTTAATAGTGTTCGCGGCAATACAACCTCCTATTATGGTAAAACGGTCAAAATTAAAGGTTATTATCAGCATTTTAATGGCAAAACCTACTATACAGTTTATGAAAATAAGAACAACAAAGATAGCTGGGTAGGGTATATAGAAGCAAAAGATATTAAATTAGCAGCTGGTAGTCAAGGTGTGTACCAAAGCTTGAATCGCTATGTGACGATCACCAATAAAAATTACACGACGTGGAGTAGTTTTGGCTGGAAAAAAAGAAGTACTACAGCTACTATGCTAACAAAAACGTATCTTGCCAAAGGAATGTATCGTCATTACAATGGGGCAACGTATTACAGCTTAAGTGACAATAAGGATAAATGGGCGGGCTATTTGAATGCCAATGCGGCAAAACAAGCCAATAATGCAGGGGGGATTGCCCAAAAAGAAAATCGTAAAGTAAAAATTACTTCTAAAACTGCAACTTTTTGGCGTAACTTTAATTGGCAGAAAAAAGACAGTGCCGCTAAATATTACGGTAAAGTTTATACTGTAAAATGCAAGTATCGTCATTTTAACGGGGCCTGGTATTACTCTATTTACAATGGGAACACGTGGATTGGTTATTTAAATGCGGGCTTTACCGGTAATCCCCATACGATTTATAGTACTAAAAATATTAACCGCTACGTGCGCATGAACGCTAATTCGGGGAATTTTTATAGTCAAGCTGATCCTAATAGCAGTAAAAAATCAGCAAAGAAAACGTATAAAGGCTATATGGTGCAGGCGATAAAAGAAGCGAAAACAAGTGGCGGGACATACTATTATGTGACACTTCCTGGGGGGGCTTTGGGGTGGCTAAAAGCAAGTGAGACGACCAATGTTCATAATCGCTATTACATGTATACCACCGGCGGCAAGTATCCTTCTTTAAAGGTCAAAAACTTAAATATTCAAGTTTCGGTAAAAAAACAGCGCGTATATATTCGTTCGGGTTCTAAGACGATCTATACCATGCTTTGTTCAACAGGCTTAGGGTTATGGCCGAATAATTTAAGTACACCATATGGTAATTTTAAAATTCAAGCCGAACGGGGCTCATCTTTTTGGTATGCAGGGTCGGGTGGTGCCTTTTACCGCTCTTACCATCAACACGGCGTCTACTTGTTCCATACGGTTCCGATTGCCTATCCTGGTACTACCAGTGCCTTTAATCATATTGAAGGAATGAAATTGGGGCGCAGAGCTTCCCATGGCTGTATTCGGATGTCTGTGGCAGATGCCAAGTGGTTTTATTACAATATGCCGGGAAATACGCCGGTTAAAATTTATTATTAGAAAAAAGATTTAGGCAGAGGCATCGTGTCTTTTCCTAAATCTTTTTTATTTTTTGCAGGTGAACAATTTATATGAGCAATTCTTGTTTAGCATGGTTCTAAAAATAAAGTTAGCTTTACTAGAATTTAAAAAAAGGATTGTGGTGTTTTTATTGGGCTGTGGCAGATGCGCCAATTTTTATTTTCGTTGACGCCCATGTTATAATTGGTAGGTATTTTAAGAAAGTTGATAAAAATGAAGTGGGTGAAATTACGCGTGAATGAACGGATTAAAAATAAATTAGCACTCTTACCCGATCAGCCTGGCTGTTATCTGATGAAAGATAAAAATGGTACGATTATTTATGTCGGAAAAGCCAAAATTTTAAAAAATCGTGTCCGCTCTTATTTTACCGGCAGTCATGATACAAAGACAGAACGGCTTGTATCTGAAATTGAAGATTTTGAATATATCGTCACCGAATCCAATATTGAAGCATTGTTGTTGGAGATTAATTTAATTAAAAAAAATGATCCCAAATATAATATCATGCTAAAAGATGATAAAACGTATCCCTTTATCAAAATTACCAATGAAGCTTACCCGCGGTTACTCATTACCCGGAAAGTCTTAAAGGATAAAGCTTTGTATTTTGGCCCGTATCCTGATGTTGGTGCGGCAAATGAAACCAAAAAACTTTTAGACCGACTTTTTCCATTACGTAAATGTAAAGTTTTACCAAAAGAAGTGTGTCTGTATTATCACATGGGACAATGCTTAGCTCCTTGCGTTTTTGATGTACCGACAAAAGTTTATGAAGAAATGGTAGCCGAAATTAAACGCTTTTTAAGTGGAGGCCATACAGAAATTCGCGCTAATATCGCAACGGAAATGGAAGAGGCCGCAGCAAATTTAGAATTTGAAAAGGCCGCAGAATTACGAGATCAAATTAAAGCCATTGATACCGTGATGACGAAACAAAAAATGACGCAAACTGATTTTATGGATCGTGATGTTTTTGGTTATGCGATTGATAAAGGCTGGATGTGTGTTCAGGTCTTTTTTGTCCGTCAGGGAAAACTAATCGAACGAGATGTTTCAATTTTTCCTTTCTACAATGATGCACAAGACGACTTTTTAACGTATGTCGGGCAATTCTATCAAGAAAATGAACACTTTATTCCAAAAGAAGTTTTAATCCCTGATGATATAGATTTAGCGTCGGTTGAAGCATTGTTACAGACGAAAGTTTTACAACCTAAACGGGGAGAGAAAAAGAAACTAGTAGCATTGGCAAATAAAAACGCTGGGGTTGCTTTAAAAGAAAAATTTGA
The DNA window shown above is from Enterococcus montenegrensis and carries:
- the trxA gene encoding thioredoxin: MSKAITDATFASETDEGLVLIDFWATWCGPCRMQAPILDQLAASHDEDELKIVKMDVDENPETPAQFGVMSIPTLLLKKDGEVVDKVIGVHTKDQLEQLIASHL
- a CDS encoding LacI family DNA-binding transcriptional regulator, with translation MCKRLHKGDGEQMATIRDVAKLAGLSVATVSRAINGSGYVSEESRKKIDNAIKDLDFRPNEVARSLYQKKSKLVGLLLPDISNPFFPLLAKGVEDFLQAKGYQVILGNVQENPERANDYLHAFNQNNVAGVLSAVDNDYAFYDSVHPLVFLDRVGKDSEYSIHADDVAGGALAATTVLKRKTKEIIVISGPKEIDRSQERLQGVLSVLNQQKSNYYIVNSASFLLEDAIITAQAVFEQFPQVDTVIAPSDIHAIALIQEAYRRNIKVPDALQVIGYDDIPISNLVVPPLTTIHQPAYEMGYKGAEMLYQLMNGQKVMQKKLVLPTRLVKRDTLRKKEAQ
- the rbsK gene encoding ribokinase; this encodes MKITVVGSMSTDFVVTTNIKPDQGETVFGEKFATAFGGKGANQAVAASRLGVEVAMVGAVGSDDFGTAILNNLVENGVDVSCVERVTHAESGSAHIVLYDHDNSIIVIPAANNEVMPSNIERFASQLLNSDLVILQNEIPQATNEAIIDFCWEHGIKTLLNPAPARPLAKDYLEKITYLTPNEHESAIIFPDQSRSQVLAKYPNKLVITLGAMGAIYHDGKKEEIVPAFEVQPVDTTGAGDTFNAAMATALLYGLKMSEALRFANLAAAISVQGFGAQGGMPTLEKMKEQPQYEKKWHFK
- the rbsD gene encoding D-ribose pyranase, producing MKKNGILNSEITKVLADLGHTDQITIGDAGLPVPHGVAKIDLALKFGLPSFNDVLLAVLSDMAIEKVVLAEEIKTQNAQQLQAVLKALPKGVEIVYVSHTEFKKQTQNSKAVIRTGEVTPYSNIILQSAVIF
- a CDS encoding sugar ABC transporter ATP-binding protein; this translates as MYVEMKNISKSFGTNQVLRDVSIEIKSGEIHALMGENGAGKSTLMNILTGLHKKDSGTILIDGQEKTFSSPKEAEEFGISFIHQEMNSWPQMTVLENLFLNNELKTPFGLLDTKKMREIALHHFAQLGISLDLDKELDELSVGQQQMIEITKSLMTDAKILIMDEPTAALSDMEIKALFKIIYQLKAQDVAIVYISHRMEEIFQISDEITVMRDGLSIDTTKTSETDVNEVVRKMVGREISDYYPQKTAIIGEVVFTAAHLTGANGVFKDVSFNVRSGEIVGFSGLMGAGRTEIMRGIFGLDPLEEGTITIEGESKKIESPAKSIQNGIGFLTEDRKSEGLVLDFSVLDNISLPSIDGFVKNGLIDKKTEAEFAELLIKRLLIKVQSEDDIVGDLSGGNQQKVVLAKWIGAGPKVLILDEPTRGVDVGAKREIYQLINELADRGVAIIVVSSDLPEVMGISDRILVVHEGRINGELQKVDFDQEKIMTYATGGK
- a CDS encoding ABC transporter permease, which gives rise to MENKKNVAKKSNFDAAGIIAKLGPLLALIVLVIVVSVMNREFLNPNNLLNLLRQVAANGFIAFGMTFVILTGGIDLSVGSTLALSSALTAGFIANGMSAPLAVLLGLLTGAILGAINGLLISKGSMAPFIATLATMTIYRGATLVYTKGNPITGLGDSFFFSFLGRGYLFGIPFPVVLLFIMFIVLFVLLHKTAFGRKTYAIGGNEKAAFVAGVKIDKIKILIYSLSGLMASISGMIITSRLNSAQPTAGQSYEMDAIASVVLGGTSLSGGKGRIFGTLVGALIIGTLNNGLNLLGVSSFYQQIVKGIVIVIAVLLDRKKK
- a CDS encoding D-ribose ABC transporter substrate-binding protein, whose amino-acid sequence is MMKKFFVFAASVLMLAGCGATGLEGGSSSSEGKTDDKKPAELTVGVSVSTLNNPFFVSLRDGVQKLADENKTTIKVVDAQDDTAKQSNDIDDLIQQKVDVILVNPVDSSAIVPAVESANSANIPVIAIDRSSDGGKLLTTVASNNEEGGKMAAQFIIEKLGENAKVAELEGVPGASATRERGKGFDDYAKGKLNVADKQSANFDRAKGLTVMENILQAHSDLQGVFAQNDEMALGASEAASSKGKDFIIVGFDGTEDGLKAIKDGKMSATIAQKPEEMGKLALQAAYDHFAGKKVDEKIDSPLDLVTK
- a CDS encoding L,D-transpeptidase family protein; its protein translation is MKKNKWVKVLLVASILTTSLPLNAWGQTATPQTSESSSAATQTQADTSSANGESELSQSTTATNATTSSATQTTQTTQTSTTQATQSKTTETFENRTETTTTADTLQIKQADVLETLVGKKESLKTYAKIKAGDEFFYQLDSQNQFVKKESLAAYQGNVYRVTNRAKTSENREMIQIVQADGNNSELGWVPETALSLHNGSYVTKTGYVAVTTKNLSVQSDVFTAAKNQNFNGKTLQYREIYTVNKKEYYALYNNQNQFLGFVAKGSGLDLNTSPGGKYYAKSSYGTFMQKGKIRWNNFYFNSVRGNTTSYYGKTVKIKGYYQHFNGKTYYTVYENKNNKDSWVGYIEAKDIKLAAGSQGVYQSLNRYVTITNKNYTTWSSFGWKKRSTTATMLTKTYLAKGMYRHYNGATYYSLSDNKDKWAGYLNANAAKQANNAGGIAQKENRKVKITSKTATFWRNFNWQKKDSAAKYYGKVYTVKCKYRHFNGAWYYSIYNGNTWIGYLNAGFTGNPHTIYSTKNINRYVRMNANSGNFYSQADPNSSKKSAKKTYKGYMVQAIKEAKTSGGTYYYVTLPGGALGWLKASETTNVHNRYYMYTTGGKYPSLKVKNLNIQVSVKKQRVYIRSGSKTIYTMLCSTGLGLWPNNLSTPYGNFKIQAERGSSFWYAGSGGAFYRSYHQHGVYLFHTVPIAYPGTTSAFNHIEGMKLGRRASHGCIRMSVADAKWFYYNMPGNTPVKIYY
- the uvrC gene encoding excinuclease ABC subunit UvrC produces the protein MNERIKNKLALLPDQPGCYLMKDKNGTIIYVGKAKILKNRVRSYFTGSHDTKTERLVSEIEDFEYIVTESNIEALLLEINLIKKNDPKYNIMLKDDKTYPFIKITNEAYPRLLITRKVLKDKALYFGPYPDVGAANETKKLLDRLFPLRKCKVLPKEVCLYYHMGQCLAPCVFDVPTKVYEEMVAEIKRFLSGGHTEIRANIATEMEEAAANLEFEKAAELRDQIKAIDTVMTKQKMTQTDFMDRDVFGYAIDKGWMCVQVFFVRQGKLIERDVSIFPFYNDAQDDFLTYVGQFYQENEHFIPKEVLIPDDIDLASVEALLQTKVLQPKRGEKKKLVALANKNAGVALKEKFDLIERKEERTIGAIESLGNAMQIPTPVRIEAFDNSNIMGTNPVSAMVVFIDGKPAKNEYRKYKIKTVTGPDDYASMREVIYRRYARVLKENLPFPDLIIIDGGKGQVDAAREVLDNQLGLDIPIAGLAKNDKHKTSEMLFGQDLEVVPLARNSPEFFLLQRIQDEVHRFAITFHRQLRSKTSFASKLDDIAGLGPKRKKALLKEFKSLKNIQNASIDEIRAIGIPEAVAKTIQSALAAETKPKE